In Hevea brasiliensis isolate MT/VB/25A 57/8 chromosome 13, ASM3005281v1, whole genome shotgun sequence, a single genomic region encodes these proteins:
- the LOC110637434 gene encoding uncharacterized protein LOC110637434 isoform X6 has protein sequence MKVVMELQIHNEKDQQKAMKRVCAPPGKITTLHAKASIICLWTKLKERQRGQLPFYCTDCVLNTFVIDGESMMINCIESRIRV, from the exons ATGAAG GTAGTGATGGAATTGCAAATACATAATGAAAAGGATCAGCAAAAAGCCATGAAGAGAGTTTGTGCCCCTCCAG GTAAAATCACTACTCTGCATGCCAAGGCTTCAATCATTTGCTTATGGACCAAGCTAAAGGAGCGTCAGCGTGGGCAACTCCCATTTTATTGTACTGATTGTGTGTTGAATACTTTTGTAATAGATGGGGAGAGTATGATGATAAATTGTATTGAGAGTCGCATCCGAGTATAA
- the LOC110637434 gene encoding uncharacterized protein LOC110637434 isoform X4 — MKVVMELQIHNEKDQQKAMKRVCAPPVNKLRKRHPTELISVEPPKNPEPIQEKPRKPTEGDHCRGHYYYYPAPLYCYTPEEYHSPCVIC; from the exons ATGAAG GTAGTGATGGAATTGCAAATACATAATGAAAAGGATCAGCAAAAAGCCATGAAGAGAGTTTGTGCCCCTCCAG TGAACAAATTGAGGAAGCGTCATCCCACAGAACTAATCTCTGTAGAACCACCAAAAAACCCTGAACCGATACAGGAAAAGCCAAGGAAGCCTACAGAGGGAGATCATTGTCGtggtcattattattattatcctgcTCCTCTTTATTGTTATACTCCAGAGGAATATCATAGTCCTTGTGTTATTTGCTAA
- the LOC110637434 gene encoding heavy metal-associated isoprenylated plant protein 39 isoform X2 produces the protein MKVVMELQIHNEKDQQKAMKRVCAPPGIDSISVDWKSKKMTINGRFDPVLVVNKLRKRHPTELISVEPPKNPEPIQEKPRKPTEGDHCRGHYYYYPAPLYCYTPEEYHSPCVIC, from the exons ATGAAG GTAGTGATGGAATTGCAAATACATAATGAAAAGGATCAGCAAAAAGCCATGAAGAGAGTTTGTGCCCCTCCAG GAATCGATTCAATCTCAGTAGActggaaaagtaagaaaatgacaaTAAATGGACGTTTTGATCCTGTGCTCGTAGTGAACAAATTGAGGAAGCGTCATCCCACAGAACTAATCTCTGTAGAACCACCAAAAAACCCTGAACCGATACAGGAAAAGCCAAGGAAGCCTACAGAGGGAGATCATTGTCGtggtcattattattattatcctgcTCCTCTTTATTGTTATACTCCAGAGGAATATCATAGTCCTTGTGTTATTTGCTAA
- the LOC110637434 gene encoding uncharacterized protein LOC110637434 isoform X3: MKKVVMELQIHNEKDQQKAMKRVCAPPVNKLRKRHPTELISVEPPKNPEPIQEKPRKPTEGDHCRGHYYYYPAPLYCYTPEEYHSPCVIC, encoded by the exons ATGAAG AAGGTAGTGATGGAATTGCAAATACATAATGAAAAGGATCAGCAAAAAGCCATGAAGAGAGTTTGTGCCCCTCCAG TGAACAAATTGAGGAAGCGTCATCCCACAGAACTAATCTCTGTAGAACCACCAAAAAACCCTGAACCGATACAGGAAAAGCCAAGGAAGCCTACAGAGGGAGATCATTGTCGtggtcattattattattatcctgcTCCTCTTTATTGTTATACTCCAGAGGAATATCATAGTCCTTGTGTTATTTGCTAA
- the LOC110637434 gene encoding heavy metal-associated isoprenylated plant protein 39 isoform X1 has protein sequence MKKVVMELQIHNEKDQQKAMKRVCAPPGIDSISVDWKSKKMTINGRFDPVLVVNKLRKRHPTELISVEPPKNPEPIQEKPRKPTEGDHCRGHYYYYPAPLYCYTPEEYHSPCVIC, from the exons ATGAAG AAGGTAGTGATGGAATTGCAAATACATAATGAAAAGGATCAGCAAAAAGCCATGAAGAGAGTTTGTGCCCCTCCAG GAATCGATTCAATCTCAGTAGActggaaaagtaagaaaatgacaaTAAATGGACGTTTTGATCCTGTGCTCGTAGTGAACAAATTGAGGAAGCGTCATCCCACAGAACTAATCTCTGTAGAACCACCAAAAAACCCTGAACCGATACAGGAAAAGCCAAGGAAGCCTACAGAGGGAGATCATTGTCGtggtcattattattattatcctgcTCCTCTTTATTGTTATACTCCAGAGGAATATCATAGTCCTTGTGTTATTTGCTAA
- the LOC110637434 gene encoding uncharacterized protein LOC110637434 isoform X5 gives MKKVVMELQIHNEKDQQKAMKRVCAPPGKITTLHAKASIICLWTKLKERQRGQLPFYCTDCVLNTFVIDGESMMINCIESRIRV, from the exons ATGAAG AAGGTAGTGATGGAATTGCAAATACATAATGAAAAGGATCAGCAAAAAGCCATGAAGAGAGTTTGTGCCCCTCCAG GTAAAATCACTACTCTGCATGCCAAGGCTTCAATCATTTGCTTATGGACCAAGCTAAAGGAGCGTCAGCGTGGGCAACTCCCATTTTATTGTACTGATTGTGTGTTGAATACTTTTGTAATAGATGGGGAGAGTATGATGATAAATTGTATTGAGAGTCGCATCCGAGTATAA
- the LOC110637412 gene encoding heavy metal-associated isoprenylated plant protein 39, whose product MKKVVLKLEIHGDKEKKKAMKKVSGLSGVESISLDMKDQKLTITGDVDPVHVVGKLRKLCHTDIVSVGPAKEPEKKKEEPKKEEPKKKEEPKKDAKEKDEVAELVKAYRAYNPHMTTYYYVRSAEEDPNACVIC is encoded by the exons ATGAAG AAAGTAGTGTTGAAATTGGAGATTCACGGTGACAAGGAAAAGAAAAAAGCCATGAAGAAAGTCTCTGGCCTTTCAG GCGTCGAATCAATCTCCCTGGACATGAAGGACCAGAAATTGACGATAACAGGGGACGTTGATCCAGTACATGTAGTAGGAAAACTGAGAAAGCTCTGCCATACAGATATAGTTTCTGTCGGACCAGCAAAAGAGCCTGAAAAAAAGAAGGAAGAGCCAAAGAAAGAGGAGCCGAAGAAGAAGGAAGAGCCCAAGAaagatgcaaaagaaaaagacgaAGTGGCTGAGCTCGTTAAGGCCTACAGGGCCTATAATCCTCACATGACAACCTACTATTATGTTAGAAGTGCAGAAGAAGATCCTAATGCCTGTGTCATTTGCTAG